A region from the Prevotella melaninogenica genome encodes:
- the folP gene encoding dihydropteroate synthase, whose product MESMNLGADVKPINYTINVRGQLLDLSQPLVMGIMNVTPDSFFADSRVQTEEAIRQRAHEIVAEGAKIIDVGACSTRPGSEAISAEEEMRRLAFALPIIRDAEPEAIISIDTFHASIARRTVEEFGADIINDVEEGKDPNMFPTVAELGTPYILMSTAANLHDMLINFSREVQELRALGQKDIILDPGFGFGKGAVEGNYTLMSVMERLQVMDLPLLVGISRKRMIHQLLGITAAESLNGTTVLNTIALMKGANILRVHDVRPAVEAVKIVETMRQNAEQ is encoded by the coding sequence ATGGAAAGTATGAACCTTGGGGCAGATGTAAAGCCCATTAACTATACTATCAACGTACGAGGGCAGCTCCTTGACTTGAGCCAACCGCTCGTTATGGGTATCATGAACGTGACACCAGACTCTTTCTTTGCTGATAGTCGTGTACAGACGGAGGAGGCTATCCGCCAACGTGCGCATGAAATAGTGGCAGAAGGTGCGAAGATTATTGACGTTGGAGCTTGCTCTACCCGTCCCGGCAGCGAAGCTATCAGCGCAGAAGAAGAGATGCGTAGATTAGCTTTTGCTCTCCCAATTATCCGAGATGCCGAGCCTGAAGCTATCATCTCTATTGATACCTTCCACGCTTCAATTGCCAGACGCACGGTTGAAGAGTTCGGAGCCGACATCATCAATGATGTTGAAGAAGGCAAAGACCCCAACATGTTCCCTACTGTCGCCGAATTAGGTACACCTTATATATTAATGTCAACAGCTGCCAACCTGCACGATATGCTTATCAACTTCTCACGTGAAGTGCAAGAGCTACGTGCCTTAGGACAGAAAGACATTATTCTCGACCCCGGCTTTGGCTTTGGAAAGGGTGCTGTAGAAGGCAACTATACATTAATGAGTGTAATGGAGCGATTGCAAGTAATGGATCTTCCCTTACTCGTTGGCATCAGCCGTAAACGTATGATTCATCAACTTTTAGGCATAACAGCAGCCGAGAGTCTTAACGGCACAACCGTTCTGAACACTATTGCCCTAATGAAAGGAGCTAACATTCTTCGTGTTCACGACGTTCGTCCTGCCGTTGAAGCTGTAAAAATTGTCGAAACAATGCGCCAGAATGCGGAACAATAA